A section of the Elizabethkingia anophelis R26 genome encodes:
- the kdsA gene encoding 3-deoxy-8-phosphooctulonate synthase: MIQALDKIKHKDSKNFFLIAGPCAIESEDLAMEVAEKVVQLTNQFNIPYIFKGSFKKANRSRVDSFTGIGDVIALEILKKVGEKYDIPTTTDIHENEHAALAAQYVDVLQIPAFLVRQTDLLIAAAVTGKAVTLKKGQFLSPESMKFAVDKVKDSGNDKIALIERGNSFGYTDLVVDFRGIPTMRQYAPTILDITHSLQQPNQSSGVTGGRPELIETIAKAGIAVGADGIFIETHPNPAVAKSDGANMLKLDHLEALLEKLTRVREAIL, encoded by the coding sequence ATGATTCAGGCATTAGATAAAATCAAACATAAAGATTCTAAGAACTTCTTTCTTATTGCAGGACCCTGTGCTATAGAAAGTGAAGATCTGGCTATGGAAGTAGCAGAAAAAGTAGTTCAGCTAACCAATCAGTTCAATATCCCGTATATCTTCAAAGGTTCTTTTAAAAAAGCTAACCGTTCACGTGTTGATAGCTTTACAGGAATTGGAGATGTTATAGCGCTTGAAATTCTGAAAAAAGTAGGTGAGAAGTATGATATTCCTACTACAACTGATATTCATGAAAACGAACATGCAGCGCTAGCAGCTCAATATGTTGACGTGTTGCAGATACCTGCTTTCTTAGTGCGTCAGACAGATTTGTTGATAGCAGCTGCTGTAACCGGTAAAGCGGTAACGCTGAAGAAAGGACAGTTTCTTTCGCCGGAATCTATGAAATTTGCTGTTGATAAAGTAAAAGATTCAGGAAATGATAAAATAGCTTTGATTGAAAGAGGAAACTCTTTTGGTTATACTGATTTGGTTGTGGATTTCCGTGGAATTCCTACCATGCGCCAGTATGCACCTACGATATTAGATATTACACATTCATTACAGCAACCTAACCAAAGTTCTGGTGTTACAGGTGGAAGACCTGAGCTAATTGAAACAATTGCTAAGGCTGGTATTGCTGTAGGTGCTGATGGTATATTTATTGAAACACACCCTAATCCTGCAGTAGCAAAATCGGATGGCGCAAACATGCTGAAATTAGATCATCTGGAAGCTTTACTGGAAAAACTAACAAGAGTACGCGAAGCAATTTTGTAA
- a CDS encoding Crp/Fnr family transcriptional regulator, with protein MTLNEILDQIWVMPEESREELQKYIHEVSFPKGYNLMGIDKVETSVYFVKKGIVRAYVLQDGNEITFWFGKEGNTVISMRSYVENKPGYENIELLEACELYELKIDNLRKLYQQDIHIANWGRRLAEQELIKTEERLISRQVRAAGERYKDLMKQHPEFLQRIQLGYIASYLGITQVSLSRIRAEIR; from the coding sequence ATGACTTTAAATGAAATTCTGGATCAGATTTGGGTAATGCCGGAAGAGTCCAGAGAAGAACTTCAAAAATATATTCATGAAGTTAGCTTTCCAAAAGGTTATAATCTGATGGGAATAGATAAGGTAGAAACCTCAGTTTACTTCGTTAAAAAAGGAATTGTCCGGGCCTATGTACTGCAGGATGGTAATGAAATTACCTTTTGGTTTGGAAAAGAAGGAAACACCGTGATTTCTATGCGAAGTTACGTTGAAAATAAACCAGGTTATGAGAACATTGAACTTCTTGAAGCCTGTGAACTATATGAGCTAAAAATAGACAATTTAAGAAAGCTTTATCAGCAAGACATTCATATTGCAAACTGGGGACGAAGACTTGCTGAACAAGAGCTTATAAAGACGGAGGAAAGGCTAATATCCAGACAAGTCCGGGCGGCTGGCGAACGCTATAAAGATCTGATGAAACAACATCCGGAATTTCTGCAGAGAATACAGTTGGGATATATAGCTTCTTACTTAGGCATTACACAGGTCAGTCTTAGCCGGATTCGGGCAGAAATCAGATAA
- the recQ gene encoding DNA helicase RecQ, producing MNTKSANIAESLKKYFGFTTFKGYQEQIISSLLEGSDVFVLMPTGGGKSLCYQLPALMSEGTAIVVSPLIALMKNQVDAVNGLSSEEGVAHVLNSSLNKTQTKTVMDDIRNGRTKLLYVAPESLIKEEYIDFFKEVPISFFAIDEAHCISEWGHDFRPEYRNLKSIIDKIADVPVIALTATATPKVQDDIQKTLGMTNALVYKESFNRPNLFYEVRPKVNIDKEIVKFIKAQNGKSGIVYCLSRRKVEEFAQLLQVNGLNALPYHAGLDAKTRVANQDKFLMEEVDVIVATIAFGMGIDKPDVRFVIHYDIPKSLESYYQETGRAGRDGGEGHCIAFYDPKDIEKLEKFLAQKPVSEREIGLQLLNEVVGYVETSMSRRQYLLYYFGEKFDPINGAGAKMCDNSVNPPVLKDASKDLTKILSLVNDLGQKFRAKDLVAVIAGKENAVTKSYKLENNTHFGSGKDKEDNYWKSIIRQAVVQDFLLKDIETYGVLKLTKKGLDCIDGKLKSKFEIAEDRVYNLAETAKISSEVTLGNTARGLDDKLFSLLKEVRKKVAQKNNIPPYTVFQDPSLEDMTVQYPISIDEISKIYGVGEGKAKKFGKEFADFIKNYVEENDIDRPDDMVLKQVANKSSHKVFIIQNTDKKIDLEDIAKAKNLTMDELLSEMESIVYQGTKLNIDYYIDENFDEDIVEGFMEFMMESESDSMKTLCTEFSDELSDEEIRMLRIKFISDVAN from the coding sequence ATGAATACAAAATCTGCGAACATAGCGGAGTCATTGAAAAAGTATTTTGGATTTACAACATTCAAAGGATATCAGGAACAAATTATATCTTCACTTTTAGAAGGAAGTGATGTTTTTGTTTTGATGCCAACAGGTGGAGGTAAATCATTATGCTACCAGTTGCCGGCATTAATGAGCGAGGGAACAGCTATTGTGGTTTCACCACTAATAGCACTAATGAAAAATCAGGTAGATGCGGTTAACGGGCTTTCTTCTGAAGAGGGAGTAGCACACGTTCTCAATTCTTCGTTGAACAAAACTCAAACGAAAACTGTGATGGATGATATCCGGAACGGGAGGACAAAACTACTTTATGTAGCTCCGGAATCGCTGATTAAAGAAGAGTATATAGACTTCTTCAAAGAAGTTCCTATTTCGTTCTTCGCAATAGACGAGGCACACTGTATTTCTGAATGGGGACACGACTTCCGCCCGGAGTACAGAAACCTGAAAAGTATTATCGATAAAATTGCGGATGTTCCTGTTATTGCGCTGACAGCCACAGCAACCCCGAAAGTTCAGGATGATATTCAGAAAACACTTGGTATGACGAATGCTCTGGTGTATAAAGAATCTTTCAACAGACCTAACTTGTTTTATGAAGTACGTCCTAAAGTAAATATCGATAAAGAGATTGTTAAATTTATCAAAGCCCAAAATGGTAAATCAGGGATTGTTTACTGTCTCAGCAGAAGAAAAGTAGAAGAATTTGCACAGCTGCTTCAGGTAAATGGTCTTAATGCACTGCCTTACCATGCCGGTTTAGATGCCAAAACACGTGTTGCCAATCAGGATAAATTCCTAATGGAAGAGGTGGATGTTATTGTGGCGACTATTGCATTTGGAATGGGGATTGATAAACCGGATGTACGTTTTGTGATTCATTACGATATACCTAAAAGCTTAGAAAGTTATTACCAGGAAACAGGACGTGCCGGAAGAGATGGTGGAGAAGGACATTGTATAGCTTTCTATGATCCGAAAGATATTGAAAAGCTGGAGAAGTTTTTAGCACAGAAACCGGTTTCGGAAAGAGAGATTGGGTTACAACTGCTTAACGAAGTAGTGGGATATGTTGAAACATCTATGAGTCGACGTCAGTACCTGTTATACTATTTTGGTGAAAAATTTGATCCAATAAATGGAGCAGGTGCTAAAATGTGTGATAATTCAGTTAATCCGCCTGTATTAAAAGATGCAAGTAAGGATTTGACAAAAATTCTGAGTCTGGTTAATGATCTGGGACAAAAATTCAGAGCGAAAGATCTGGTTGCTGTAATTGCTGGTAAAGAAAATGCAGTAACAAAATCGTATAAACTTGAAAATAATACCCATTTCGGAAGTGGAAAAGACAAAGAAGATAATTATTGGAAATCCATTATCCGACAGGCTGTAGTACAGGATTTTTTATTAAAAGATATTGAAACCTACGGTGTATTAAAGCTTACAAAAAAAGGACTGGACTGTATCGATGGTAAGCTGAAATCGAAATTTGAAATAGCAGAAGACAGAGTATATAATCTGGCAGAAACTGCTAAAATATCTTCTGAAGTTACATTAGGTAATACAGCACGCGGACTGGATGATAAATTGTTTAGTCTGCTGAAAGAAGTAAGGAAAAAAGTAGCCCAGAAAAATAATATCCCACCATATACTGTATTTCAGGATCCCAGTTTGGAAGATATGACAGTACAATATCCTATTAGCATAGATGAGATTTCTAAAATCTATGGGGTAGGAGAAGGAAAGGCTAAGAAATTCGGGAAGGAATTTGCGGATTTTATAAAAAATTATGTAGAAGAAAACGATATCGACCGCCCGGACGATATGGTATTAAAGCAGGTAGCAAATAAATCCAGTCATAAAGTTTTTATTATTCAGAATACGGATAAGAAAATAGATCTGGAAGATATTGCGAAAGCTAAAAACCTGACAATGGATGAACTTCTTTCCGAAATGGAGAGTATCGTTTATCAGGGAACGAAACTAAATATCGATTACTATATCGATGAGAATTTTGATGAGGATATCGTAGAAGGTTTTATGGAATTTATGATGGAGTCTGAGAGCGATAGTATGAAGACTTTGTGTACTGAATTTTCTGACGAACTTTCCGACGAGGAAATCCGAATGCTGCGAATAAAATTTATTAGCGATGTAGCGAACTAA
- a CDS encoding DUF1697 domain-containing protein, whose amino-acid sequence MKKYCAFLRGVNVKGTNMKMAEVCKVFQDIGVKDVSSVLASGNIIFSSDDSAENLKTKLEKKLSEYFDYEAFLFIRNEAEIKAILNSSPFDSLPDYHNYIFITTEGTEDVLMQLFDDAVYKENEQAEIVDANFYWQTPKGNTLNSDFGKVLGKKSLKDRLTSRNINTIEKILKAMSK is encoded by the coding sequence ATGAAAAAGTACTGTGCATTTCTCCGTGGTGTAAATGTAAAAGGAACTAACATGAAGATGGCGGAAGTCTGTAAAGTCTTTCAGGATATAGGTGTAAAAGATGTTTCTTCGGTTTTGGCATCAGGTAATATTATTTTTTCTTCTGATGATTCTGCAGAGAATCTGAAAACAAAACTGGAAAAAAAACTTTCAGAATATTTCGATTATGAAGCTTTTCTTTTTATCAGAAATGAAGCAGAAATAAAAGCTATTTTGAATAGTTCTCCTTTTGATTCTTTACCAGATTATCACAACTACATTTTCATAACAACAGAAGGTACTGAAGATGTTTTAATGCAACTTTTTGATGATGCAGTGTATAAGGAAAATGAGCAGGCTGAAATAGTCGATGCTAATTTCTACTGGCAGACCCCTAAAGGAAATACACTGAATTCAGATTTTGGCAAAGTTCTTGGAAAGAAATCGCTGAAAGACAGACTTACAAGTCGTAACATTAATACGATAGAAAAAATACTAAAAGCTATGAGTAAATAA
- a CDS encoding DMT family transporter: MNWIILIIAGICEVAFASCLGKAKETTGVESYWWYGGFFVTVTISMLLLMKATQTLPIGTAYAVWTGIGAVGTVIVGIFIFKEPASFWRIFFLFTLIGSLIGLKAVSH; this comes from the coding sequence ATGAATTGGATAATTTTAATTATTGCAGGGATCTGTGAGGTTGCATTTGCATCGTGTCTGGGAAAAGCTAAAGAAACAACAGGAGTAGAATCTTACTGGTGGTACGGTGGGTTCTTTGTAACGGTAACTATTAGTATGCTCCTGCTGATGAAGGCAACACAAACCTTACCGATTGGTACAGCTTACGCAGTATGGACAGGAATAGGTGCTGTAGGAACAGTGATTGTAGGAATCTTTATTTTTAAAGAGCCTGCAAGCTTCTGGAGAATTTTCTTCTTGTTTACCTTAATAGGATCTCTTATCGGGCTGAAAGCAGTTTCACACTAA
- a CDS encoding TetR/AcrR family transcriptional regulator, with amino-acid sequence MARKVVDGPIRNKEKTKQKLLNAVGKILATKGYSELKVSKIATVAGLDKKLIYSYFGSTDKLIDEYIKSQDFWANVDDQEIMASGFTDGGQEITTNMILQQYDTLAKNKEYQKIILWGISETRPSLRKLADDREAVGNPLLDQVVDPLFKEKSKEYRAILAMLVAGAYYLNLHFAVNGSTFCGLDFNKEEDAKILKDAIATIIDDQYKKLDNK; translated from the coding sequence ATGGCAAGAAAAGTAGTAGACGGTCCAATAAGAAATAAGGAAAAAACTAAACAAAAATTATTAAATGCTGTTGGAAAAATTCTGGCAACAAAGGGATATTCTGAATTAAAAGTTTCCAAAATTGCAACCGTTGCAGGGCTGGATAAAAAACTAATCTATTCATATTTTGGAAGTACAGACAAACTTATTGATGAGTATATAAAATCACAGGACTTCTGGGCTAATGTAGATGATCAGGAGATCATGGCCTCTGGTTTCACTGATGGCGGACAGGAAATAACAACCAATATGATTCTGCAGCAATATGATACTTTGGCTAAAAACAAAGAGTATCAAAAAATTATTTTGTGGGGTATCTCAGAAACCAGGCCATCTCTTAGAAAGCTTGCAGATGACAGAGAGGCCGTAGGAAACCCTTTGTTAGATCAGGTTGTAGATCCTCTGTTTAAAGAGAAATCAAAAGAATACAGAGCTATATTAGCAATGCTTGTAGCAGGAGCTTATTATCTCAACTTACATTTTGCTGTAAATGGCTCTACTTTCTGTGGACTTGACTTCAATAAAGAAGAAGATGCAAAAATTCTGAAAGATGCTATCGCCACTATTATAGACGACCAGTACAAAAAGCTGGATAATAAATAA
- a CDS encoding KpsF/GutQ family sugar-phosphate isomerase, with amino-acid sequence MKTEEILSLARKTFSIEIQELEKTKNSLNENFIQAVEKIYETKGKLVVVGIGKSAHVANKIVATLNSTGTPTQFLHAAEAIHGDLGLLAKEDVVLCISNSGNSPEIASLAPFLKNYSSCLIGMTGNLNSKLAESSDIVISSAVEQEACPNQLAPTSSTTVQMALGDALAICLMELRDFKDTDFAKYHPGGSLGKNLTATVAQFLSDNKPEVHADANIREIIISISASKHGITVVTNGDEITGVITDGDLRRMLMQNEDVSGIIAQQIMSKNPKTIDKNSLAKNAMEILKSNNIGQLVVTDNGKYSGIIDIHKLLDEGII; translated from the coding sequence TTGAAAACCGAAGAAATTCTAAGCCTTGCCCGAAAGACCTTTTCCATAGAGATTCAGGAGTTAGAAAAGACAAAAAACTCACTAAATGAAAATTTTATCCAGGCTGTTGAAAAAATTTATGAAACTAAAGGCAAGCTTGTCGTTGTAGGCATTGGCAAAAGTGCTCACGTTGCCAATAAGATAGTGGCTACTTTAAATTCCACTGGAACTCCTACTCAGTTTCTGCACGCTGCTGAAGCAATCCATGGAGATCTGGGTTTACTGGCCAAAGAAGATGTTGTTCTTTGCATATCAAATTCCGGAAATTCTCCGGAAATTGCATCCTTAGCTCCCTTCCTGAAAAACTATTCTTCATGCCTTATTGGTATGACCGGAAACTTGAACAGCAAATTAGCTGAATCATCAGATATCGTGATTAGTTCTGCTGTTGAACAGGAGGCCTGCCCTAATCAGCTGGCTCCTACCAGTAGTACAACTGTACAAATGGCGTTGGGAGATGCTCTTGCAATATGTTTGATGGAATTAAGAGACTTTAAGGATACTGATTTCGCTAAATACCATCCCGGTGGTTCTCTGGGCAAAAACCTTACAGCTACAGTTGCTCAGTTTCTTTCAGATAACAAACCTGAAGTACATGCAGATGCTAATATCCGGGAGATTATTATTTCTATAAGTGCTTCTAAGCATGGAATAACGGTGGTTACCAACGGAGATGAAATAACCGGAGTAATTACTGATGGGGATTTACGCCGAATGCTTATGCAAAATGAGGATGTTTCTGGTATTATTGCTCAGCAAATCATGAGCAAAAATCCGAAAACCATTGACAAAAATTCTTTGGCAAAAAATGCCATGGAAATATTAAAATCCAACAATATTGGACAACTTGTCGTAACAGATAACGGAAAATATTCCGGGATTATTGACATTCACAAATTATTAGACGAAGGTATTATTTAA
- a CDS encoding M1 family metallopeptidase, which produces MKKIIISAFLLSGIAGYSQNKNAFGEKEHAFTKQDTLFGSNTKYRDFWDVKKYDIEAEPNFAQKSVKGNNRISFSITKDINDPIFQIDIQQPMKVSNVMSDFEITSQKRDGNFLFIQTKGSFKKGDDHFISMDFEGNPIVAKRAPWDGGWVFTKDTSGKPWMTTATEGIGTSVWLPIKDYWGDEPDNGVTFTIISPKDLTGVSNGRLIEQKTENGKNISVWEVKNPINDYSITPYVGNYVHFGDSFDGEKGKLSLDYYVIKENLDKAKKQFEQVKPMLKAFEHWFGPYPFYEDGYKLVETPHLGMEHQSAVAYGNKYQNGYLGRDLSGTGVGLKFDFIIIHESGHEWFANNITAQDTADMWVHESFTCYSETLYSDFIFGKEDGNKYLIGQRHNIQNDEPIIPAFGVRAHGSGDMYYKGASMLHTIRQVINDDEKFRQILRGLGKEFYHQTVTGKQVQDYINQKSGIDFSTVFSQYLTTTKIPKLEYKQDGKKLSFRWVNTVKDFKLPVRLKNSKIVITPSEEWKTIKLKDKNPVEWDANYYIDYTLIQ; this is translated from the coding sequence ATGAAAAAAATTATAATCTCAGCCTTTCTGTTATCAGGAATTGCCGGGTACTCTCAAAATAAGAATGCTTTTGGAGAAAAAGAACATGCATTTACAAAACAAGATACTCTGTTCGGATCTAATACAAAATACAGAGATTTTTGGGATGTAAAAAAATATGATATTGAAGCCGAGCCTAATTTTGCACAAAAAAGTGTAAAAGGCAATAACAGAATCAGCTTCAGTATTACAAAAGATATAAATGATCCTATATTTCAGATAGATATTCAGCAACCTATGAAGGTTTCTAATGTGATGAGTGACTTTGAAATTACCTCTCAGAAAAGAGACGGAAATTTCTTATTCATTCAGACTAAAGGAAGCTTTAAAAAAGGTGACGATCACTTTATCAGTATGGATTTTGAAGGAAATCCTATTGTTGCTAAAAGAGCACCATGGGATGGCGGCTGGGTTTTCACTAAGGACACTTCCGGAAAACCATGGATGACTACAGCTACCGAAGGCATTGGTACAAGTGTATGGCTGCCGATAAAAGACTATTGGGGAGATGAACCAGACAATGGTGTAACTTTCACCATTATCAGCCCTAAAGACCTTACAGGTGTATCTAACGGGCGACTTATTGAGCAGAAAACTGAAAATGGTAAAAATATTTCAGTATGGGAAGTTAAAAATCCAATTAACGATTACAGCATTACGCCTTATGTAGGGAATTATGTTCATTTTGGAGATAGCTTTGATGGTGAAAAAGGAAAGCTTTCTTTAGATTATTATGTAATCAAAGAGAATCTTGATAAAGCTAAAAAGCAGTTTGAGCAGGTAAAACCTATGTTAAAAGCTTTTGAGCACTGGTTCGGGCCTTATCCTTTCTATGAAGATGGTTATAAGCTTGTTGAAACGCCACACCTTGGAATGGAGCACCAAAGTGCTGTAGCCTATGGTAACAAATATCAAAACGGATATTTAGGAAGAGATCTTTCTGGTACAGGAGTCGGATTAAAGTTTGATTTTATTATAATCCATGAAAGCGGACACGAATGGTTTGCTAACAATATTACAGCACAGGATACAGCTGATATGTGGGTACACGAAAGTTTTACATGCTATTCGGAAACTCTTTATTCGGATTTTATCTTTGGTAAAGAGGATGGAAATAAATACCTTATCGGTCAGAGACACAACATCCAAAATGATGAACCGATTATTCCGGCTTTTGGCGTAAGAGCGCATGGCAGTGGAGATATGTATTACAAAGGAGCAAGTATGCTTCATACAATCCGTCAGGTAATCAACGATGACGAAAAATTCCGCCAGATATTAAGAGGCCTTGGAAAAGAATTTTACCATCAGACTGTTACGGGTAAACAGGTACAGGATTATATCAACCAGAAATCTGGTATAGATTTTTCAACAGTATTTAGCCAGTATCTTACTACCACAAAAATTCCAAAACTGGAATACAAACAGGACGGTAAAAAATTATCTTTTAGATGGGTTAACACTGTAAAGGATTTTAAATTACCTGTTCGCTTAAAGAATTCCAAAATTGTTATAACGCCTTCTGAGGAATGGAAAACAATAAAATTAAAGGATAAAAATCCTGTAGAATGGGACGCAAATTATTACATTGATTACACCCTTATACAATAG
- a CDS encoding glycosyltransferase, which yields MKLIEIMFILPDLRPDQEEYTVSMLLKYLPRNVFRPSVLLLNKGKHYDNLNKLREHVEVIDLQVGKIRNSLTVILRQIKKRNPDIVFCNAKELNVYFAYFSYFFPHTKFITKMTEGFSRQLFRKNLRFFYRFYNNYDKIVIPSEDTRNDLIHTFKIEPRKLAKIHNPVDFDEMDCKFSDVRKPHFFDNEYKNIVTMADSSSVEGFEHLLQVFKHLENEKVVLHILTDEANKEMIQQKKDNLNLENVIFHSTLSNSYACVKYSDLFILSSKCDHSVNTLLEAGSCGTYVLADSKLSGLSEIIQPKVNGEILNIERHENFARQILESLYSDKSPELIRYSLESRFSKENILKQYFDILEETYHIR from the coding sequence ATGAAACTTATTGAAATTATGTTTATTCTTCCTGATCTCAGGCCGGATCAGGAGGAATATACTGTTTCAATGTTGCTGAAATATTTACCAAGAAATGTTTTCCGGCCTTCGGTTCTGTTGCTAAATAAAGGAAAGCATTACGATAACCTGAACAAACTTAGGGAACATGTCGAAGTCATTGACCTGCAGGTCGGAAAAATCAGAAATTCTCTGACCGTCATCCTGAGACAAATAAAAAAAAGAAATCCGGATATTGTGTTCTGTAATGCAAAAGAATTGAATGTTTATTTTGCTTATTTTTCTTACTTTTTCCCTCACACTAAGTTTATCACAAAAATGACCGAAGGATTCTCCAGGCAATTATTTCGGAAGAATCTCCGTTTCTTTTATCGGTTTTATAATAATTACGATAAAATTGTTATACCTTCTGAGGATACACGCAATGATCTTATCCACACATTTAAAATAGAGCCTCGTAAGTTGGCAAAAATTCATAATCCTGTAGACTTTGATGAGATGGATTGTAAATTTTCTGATGTACGGAAGCCTCATTTTTTTGACAATGAATATAAAAATATTGTTACAATGGCTGATTCCTCATCTGTAGAAGGATTTGAGCATTTATTACAGGTATTTAAGCATCTTGAAAACGAGAAAGTAGTTCTTCATATATTAACGGATGAAGCAAATAAGGAAATGATACAACAGAAAAAAGATAATCTGAATCTGGAAAATGTAATTTTTCATAGTACATTGAGTAATTCCTATGCCTGTGTCAAGTACTCAGATTTATTTATTCTTTCTTCTAAATGCGATCATTCTGTAAATACATTGTTGGAAGCCGGAAGTTGCGGGACTTATGTTTTAGCTGATAGTAAATTAAGTGGACTTTCTGAAATTATTCAGCCAAAAGTGAACGGAGAAATACTAAATATTGAGAGGCATGAAAACTTCGCCAGACAAATTCTGGAATCACTGTATAGTGATAAATCCCCTGAATTAATAAGGTATTCTCTCGAAAGTAGATTTTCAAAAGAAAATATTTTAAAACAATATTTTGATATTTTGGAAGAAACATACCATATTCGATAA
- the tatC gene encoding twin-arginine translocase subunit TatC, with the protein MSETKEKEMSFLGHIGELRGHLIRSILAIAIGGFAIGFNINWVMDHILFGPTKPDFLTFKVVNHFSQMIFGHDTIDLPEKFPIQVRRLFEQFNVMMAVSIVGGIIIAFPYIVWELWKFISPGLHENERKNSIFVINSTWLMFMLGALSGYYLVMPFVINFGYFFHISDTIRVDIDLSSYITIFLQVVLGMAVIFLFPIVVYMLTSIGVLTPKFLTTYRRHAIVVIMVVAAIITPADVLSMMAAALPLLVLYEISIFMSRLMEKRMKKRESKKETAETNLPKIEN; encoded by the coding sequence ATGAGCGAAACTAAAGAAAAAGAAATGTCCTTTCTGGGACATATTGGCGAATTAAGAGGACATTTAATACGTTCCATCCTGGCTATTGCTATTGGTGGTTTTGCTATTGGATTCAATATTAACTGGGTTATGGATCATATCTTATTTGGTCCTACAAAGCCGGATTTTTTAACCTTTAAAGTGGTAAATCACTTTTCACAAATGATATTCGGACATGATACAATTGATCTTCCGGAAAAATTCCCGATTCAGGTAAGGAGACTATTCGAACAGTTTAATGTAATGATGGCCGTTTCTATTGTAGGAGGCATTATCATCGCATTTCCTTATATCGTTTGGGAATTATGGAAGTTCATTAGTCCGGGGTTACACGAAAACGAAAGAAAGAACTCTATTTTTGTAATCAACAGCACATGGTTAATGTTCATGCTGGGTGCACTTAGTGGTTATTATCTTGTAATGCCTTTTGTAATCAATTTCGGCTATTTCTTTCATATTTCAGATACCATTCGGGTAGACATTGACCTTTCCAGTTATATTACTATTTTCTTGCAGGTAGTTTTAGGAATGGCTGTCATTTTCCTTTTCCCGATTGTTGTATATATGCTTACTTCTATTGGCGTTCTGACACCTAAATTCTTAACGACATACAGAAGACATGCAATTGTAGTTATCATGGTTGTTGCAGCTATTATTACACCTGCCGATGTATTGAGTATGATGGCAGCTGCTTTACCTCTACTTGTTCTGTATGAAATAAGTATATTCATGTCCAGACTTATGGAAAAAAGAATGAAAAAAAGGGAAAGCAAAAAAGAAACCGCAGAAACCAATCTTCCTAAAATAGAAAACTAA